A window of the Lolium perenne isolate Kyuss_39 chromosome 7, Kyuss_2.0, whole genome shotgun sequence genome harbors these coding sequences:
- the LOC127317448 gene encoding anthranilate O-methyltransferase 3 → MTIEHVLHMAKGGGETSYAKNSWLQRRALLETTPLLDKAVKEVYMALSHPTMTVCDLGCSSSENTLFFVSKVIEAICGHRRELGASTKVELQFFLSDLPVNDFNHLFLSLRGFRESIAVGHEGDTLPPFYITGLPGSCYRRLFPDKSVHLFHSSYSLQWRSQFLDGLEGNPNEGNIYIAKNTPLSVVKLYQELFQKDFLLFLKLRYEELVFGGQMLLIFLGRKNEDAYRGELNLVFGLLAKSIQFLVEEGLVGKEKLDSFNLPIYGPSVDEVKTVVKQSGLFDINKIELFEHNWDPYDYSKSDHVDDPVQSGINVAKCLRAVMEPIFGIHFGESVLDDLFNKYAHNVAEHLEREKTKHSIIVLSLKKG, encoded by the exons ATGACGATAGAGCATGTCCTTCATATGGCCAAAGGGGGAGGAGAGACCAGCTATGCCAAAAACTCGTGGCTTCAG CGGAGGGCTTTGCTCGAGACTACACCGTTGCTTGACAAGGCTGTAAAGGAAGTGTACATGGCTCTCTCCCATCCAACGATGACCGTTTGTGATCTAGGCTGCTCCTCTAGTGAAAACACACTGTTCTTCGTTTCCAAGGTGATCGAAGCGATATGTGGCCACCGTCGCGAGCTGGGTGCCAGTACCAAGGTCGAGCTCCAGTTTTTTCTCAGTGATCTACCTGTAAACGACTTCAATCATCTCTTCCTGTCACTTAGAGGGTTCAGGGAATCGATAGCTGTGGGACACGAGGGAGACACGCTACCTCCATTCTATATTACCGGGTTGCCAGGCTCCTGCTACAGGAGGCTTTTTCCTGACAAGAGTGTTCATCTTTTTCACTCGTCATATTCCCTCCAGTGGCGCTCTCAG TTTCTTGATGGATTAGAGGGCAACCCAAACGAAGGAAACATTTACATTGCCAAGAATACACCACTATCTGTGGTAAAACTGTACCAGGAGCTATTTCAAAAGGACTTTCTGCTCTTCCTCAAACTTCGATATGAAGAACTTGTGTTTGGTGGACAAATGTTGCTGATATTTCTTGGAAGGAAAAATGAGGATGCATACCGTGGAGAGCTGAACCTTGTGTTCGGGTTACTTGCAAAATCTATACAATTCCTGGTTGAAGAG GGCCTAGTGGGGAAGGAAAAGCTTGATTCCTTCAACCTGCCCATTTACGGGCCGTCGGTTGATGAAGTGAAGACGGTGGTCAAGCAGAGCGGACTATTTGACATTAACAAGATTGAATTGTTCGAGCACAACTGGGATCCTTATGACTACTCAAAGAGCGATCACGTGGACGACCCTGTCCAAAGTGGCATAAACGTCGCCAAATGCTTGAGAGCAGTGATGGAGCCTATTTTTGGGATCCATTTCGGTGAATCTGTGCTCGATGACCTCTTCAATAAGTACGCACATAACGTTGCTGAACACCTTGAGAGGGAGAAGACCAAGCACTCAATCATAGTCTTGTCCCTGAAGAAAGGATAA